A portion of the Cryptomeria japonica chromosome 5, Sugi_1.0, whole genome shotgun sequence genome contains these proteins:
- the LOC131067582 gene encoding ubiquitin-conjugating enzyme E2 27-like: MVDTKRVQRELTQIEKDKNLRGVSIKVFEENDMSHLCGTIAGPMDNPYEQGSFQIDIRLPDGYPFEPPKMQFITKVWHPNISSQNGAICLDILQNQWSPALTLKTTLISLQALLSTPEPNDPQDAMVARQYLNDYPKFLVTARHWTQSFAKRRVLGMEEKVSKLVEMGFDEDAARYALEQHKGDENMALEKLCSG; encoded by the coding sequence ATGGTGGACACCAAACGCGTACAGAGGGAATTGACCCAAATAGAGAAAGATAAGAATTTAAGAGGAGTAAGCATTAAAGTTTTTGAGGAGAATGATATGTCACATCTGTGTGGAACAATTGCAGGCCCCATGGACAACCCTTATGAACAGGGCTCCTTCCAGATTGACATTCGTTTGCCAGATGGGTATCCATTTGAGCCACCAAAGATGCAATTTATAACAAAAGTTTGGCATCCCAATATCAGTAGCCAAAATGGTGCAATATGCCTGGATATCTTACAAAACCAGTGGAGCCCAGCTCTAACCTTGAAAACCACATTAATTTCTTTACAAGCTTTGCTTTCAACACCTGAGCCTAATGATCCTCAGGATGCCATGGTGGCACGGCAATACTTGAATGATTATCCAAAATTCTTGGTCACTGCACGTCATTGGACAcaatcttttgcaaagaggagagtACTAGGAATGGAAGAAAAGGTATCGAAGTTGGTTGAAATGGGTTTTGATGAAGATGCAGCCAGATATGCTTTAGAGCAACACAAAGGAGATGAAAATATGGCACTTGAGAAGCTATGCAGCGGCTAA